One Sulfurimonas sp. genomic region harbors:
- a CDS encoding ComEA family DNA-binding protein — MKIVISLIMVLSSLFASVDINNADLKSFAALKGVGSKKAEAIIAYRDANGCFESIEALAKVKGIGAKTIQRNQDNLVLGKCKK, encoded by the coding sequence ATGAAGATAGTTATTTCATTAATCATGGTTCTTAGTTCATTGTTTGCAAGTGTAGATATTAATAATGCTGATCTTAAATCTTTTGCTGCCCTCAAAGGTGTTGGAAGCAAAAAAGCGGAAGCTATCATAGCTTATAGAGATGCAAACGGTTGTTTTGAGAGTATAGAAGCTCTTGCAAAAGTAAAAGGAATAGGTGCTAAAACTATTCAAAGAAATCAAGACAACTTAGTTTTAGGTAAGTGTAAAAAATAA
- a CDS encoding STT3 domain-containing protein, which yields MNLTKETKLTLIYIIIAFLFSVGMRMIWIYQFSGYEQFMFNGQFMINTNDGYYFAEGARDILSGTSTNPSAEDFYDKFHQLNDRSPVSFALSQLTALFAYILPFSFESIILYMPVFLSSLIVVPIVLIAKNLKNLEVGLIAALLSSIAWSYYNRTMVGYYDTDMLNIVIPTFLLWSIIWAVNTNENKYLLITALDILVYRWWYPQSYALEFAFFGLILFYTLVWDRKNLYNYKLLTIMMFAMLNIDGFIRLPIVLFVFYIFKQEKFDKYIYYILWISILAFFITGGLNPIWNKLQPYVFGNVVDKTDEGLGLHFYAVMQTVREAGRIPFEIFANRISGHTITFLLSLIGYLWLVYKHRIMLLALPMLGLGFLAYVGGLRFTIYAVPILALGIAFLITESLKYITNKKSVKKLSTIILTIVILIPNISHIISYKVPTVFKKDEVKVLDEFKNIVNKEDYVISWWDYSYAIRYYSDAKTLTDGGKHSGKVNFPVSYILTNPQEEAAKMARLDVEYTEKAFEFRKNNIEAIKNKEIKVFSNIEQMTKDYGFDNTNDFLLSLHTDIKLPKKTRDIYFYIPYRMLDIYSTVKVFSNIDLMSGDEFERPFFYLSRQFNSKNNFVNLGNNVLLDLNSNTIQIGTKKQPIKRFSVTGYTKNGKLDVQERLLNFTSTLSVIYMKSYNTFLVLDEQTYNSLYIQMMVLEKYDDELFEKVLLTPLVKVYRLKI from the coding sequence ATGAACTTAACTAAAGAAACAAAATTAACACTTATTTATATAATAATTGCATTTTTATTCTCAGTTGGTATGAGAATGATTTGGATTTACCAGTTTAGCGGTTATGAGCAATTTATGTTCAACGGTCAGTTTATGATAAATACTAATGATGGGTATTATTTTGCAGAGGGTGCTAGAGACATTTTGTCTGGGACATCTACAAACCCAAGTGCAGAAGACTTTTATGATAAATTTCATCAGTTAAATGATAGGTCCCCAGTTAGTTTTGCATTATCACAACTTACTGCACTTTTTGCATATATACTTCCATTCTCTTTTGAGAGTATTATTCTTTATATGCCTGTATTTTTAAGTTCACTTATTGTAGTACCTATAGTTTTGATTGCAAAAAATCTTAAAAATCTTGAAGTGGGTTTAATAGCAGCACTTTTATCATCAATCGCATGGAGTTATTATAACCGTACAATGGTTGGATATTATGATACAGATATGCTAAATATTGTAATACCAACTTTTTTACTTTGGTCAATTATTTGGGCTGTGAATACAAATGAGAATAAATATCTTTTAATAACCGCACTAGATATTCTAGTTTATCGCTGGTGGTATCCACAAAGTTATGCTTTAGAATTTGCTTTCTTTGGTCTAATTCTTTTTTATACATTAGTTTGGGATAGAAAAAATTTATATAACTATAAATTACTTACTATTATGATGTTCGCTATGTTAAATATAGATGGTTTCATAAGACTCCCAATAGTACTTTTTGTATTTTATATATTTAAACAAGAAAAGTTTGATAAGTATATTTACTATATCTTATGGATATCCATATTAGCATTCTTTATAACAGGTGGTTTAAATCCAATTTGGAATAAACTGCAACCATATGTTTTTGGAAATGTAGTTGATAAAACAGATGAAGGATTAGGGTTACACTTTTATGCTGTAATGCAAACTGTTCGTGAAGCTGGGAGGATACCATTTGAAATTTTTGCTAACCGTATAAGTGGACATACTATAACATTTTTATTATCACTGATTGGTTATTTATGGCTAGTATATAAACATCGTATAATGTTATTAGCACTTCCTATGTTAGGACTCGGTTTCTTAGCATACGTTGGTGGTCTTAGGTTTACTATATATGCAGTGCCAATTTTAGCTTTAGGGATAGCTTTTTTAATAACTGAAAGTTTAAAATATATAACAAATAAAAAAAGTGTGAAAAAATTATCAACTATTATACTGACAATTGTCATCTTAATACCAAATATTAGTCATATAATATCCTATAAGGTCCCAACTGTATTTAAAAAAGATGAAGTTAAAGTTTTAGATGAATTTAAAAATATTGTAAATAAAGAAGACTATGTAATATCTTGGTGGGATTATAGTTATGCTATAAGATATTATTCAGATGCTAAAACTCTTACAGATGGAGGTAAACATAGTGGTAAGGTTAATTTTCCAGTAAGTTATATATTAACAAACCCGCAGGAAGAAGCCGCAAAAATGGCAAGACTTGATGTTGAATATACAGAAAAAGCATTTGAGTTTAGAAAAAATAATATAGAAGCTATAAAAAATAAAGAGATAAAAGTTTTTTCAAATATAGAACAAATGACAAAAGATTATGGATTTGATAATACAAATGATTTTTTACTTTCTCTTCATACGGATATAAAGTTACCTAAAAAAACTAGAGATATATATTTTTATATACCATATAGGATGTTGGACATATACTCAACAGTAAAAGTATTTTCAAATATTGATTTAATGAGTGGAGATGAGTTTGAACGTCCATTTTTTTATTTATCACGACAATTTAACAGTAAGAATAATTTTGTAAATCTTGGAAATAACGTATTATTAGATTTAAATTCAAATACAATACAAATAGGAACTAAAAAACAGCCTATAAAACGCTTTAGTGTTACAGGATATACCAAAAATGGAAAACTGGATGTTCAAGAGAGGCTTTTAAATTTTACATCTACTCTGAGTGTTATATATATGAAAAGTTACAATACATTTTTAGTACTAGATGAACAAACTTATAACTCGTTATATATTCAGATGATGGTACTTGAAAAATATGATGATGAGCTTTTCGAAAAGGTATTATTAACACCACTTGTTAAGGTATATAGATTGAAAATATAG
- the cysN gene encoding sulfate adenylyltransferase subunit CysN, with translation MAHQSDLIATDIEKYLREHENKEILRFITCGSVDDGKSTLIGRLLYDSKMIFEDQLASIEKDSKKSGTTGDKIDLALLVDGLASEREQGITIDVAYRFFSTEKRKFIIADTPGHEQYTRNMATGASTADVAIILIDARQGVLTQTKRHSYISSLLGIKNIIVAINKMDLVDFSKERFEEIKKEYEEVIPNLPHNKDIRFTYIPISALDGDNIVSISEKSSWYEGKPLMELLDTIEVNKKENNHFRLPVQYVNRPHLNFRGFCGTIASGEINVGDEITVLPSRKTSKVKSIVSNDVKELRPKTKDEEVESIDSAFAPMATTLTLEDEIDISRGDMIVKSLDIPAVSNKFSVMIVWMSEEPMKLNSNYIIKRATSVINGAFKSVEYKKDVNTFEELDANSLELNDIAKCTLSLDRKIAVDPYNDNRYTGSFIIIDRYTNNTVGAGMISSSIINDSMDDEINAREYTEAEKELNAYIRKNFPEWDCKAIS, from the coding sequence ATGGCTCATCAGTCAGATTTAATAGCAACAGATATAGAAAAGTATCTTCGTGAACATGAAAATAAAGAAATTCTTAGATTCATTACTTGTGGTAGTGTAGATGATGGTAAAAGTACTTTAATTGGTAGATTACTTTATGATTCAAAGATGATTTTTGAAGATCAGTTAGCTTCAATTGAAAAAGATTCAAAAAAATCTGGGACAACAGGTGATAAGATTGATTTGGCACTTTTAGTTGATGGGTTGGCATCTGAAAGAGAACAAGGTATTACGATAGATGTTGCCTATAGATTTTTCTCAACTGAAAAGCGTAAATTTATTATTGCCGATACTCCTGGACATGAGCAGTACACTAGAAATATGGCTACAGGTGCTTCCACTGCAGATGTAGCTATAATACTTATAGATGCTAGACAAGGTGTTTTAACACAGACAAAGCGTCACTCTTATATATCTTCACTTCTAGGTATAAAAAATATCATTGTTGCGATTAATAAAATGGATTTGGTAGATTTTTCTAAGGAAAGATTTGAAGAGATCAAAAAAGAGTATGAAGAAGTTATTCCAAATTTACCACATAATAAAGATATAAGATTTACATACATCCCTATATCTGCTTTGGATGGTGATAATATAGTAAGTATATCTGAAAAGTCTTCCTGGTATGAGGGAAAACCTTTAATGGAACTATTAGATACTATTGAAGTAAATAAAAAAGAGAATAATCACTTCAGACTTCCGGTTCAGTATGTAAATCGACCACATTTAAATTTCAGAGGTTTTTGTGGGACAATAGCTAGTGGCGAGATAAATGTAGGTGATGAGATAACTGTATTACCTTCAAGAAAAACTTCTAAAGTAAAATCTATAGTATCCAATGATGTTAAAGAACTTCGTCCAAAAACTAAAGACGAAGAAGTAGAATCAATTGATAGTGCATTCGCACCTATGGCAACTACATTAACACTTGAAGATGAGATAGATATCTCTCGTGGAGATATGATTGTTAAAAGTTTAGATATACCTGCTGTGTCAAATAAATTTTCAGTTATGATAGTTTGGATGAGTGAAGAACCTATGAAGTTAAATTCAAATTACATTATAAAAAGAGCTACTTCGGTAATAAACGGAGCTTTTAAATCTGTAGAGTATAAAAAAGATGTAAACACTTTTGAAGAGTTAGATGCAAACTCATTAGAGCTTAATGATATTGCAAAATGTACACTAAGTTTAGATAGAAAAATAGCAGTAGACCCATACAATGACAACAGATACACTGGAAGTTTTATAATTATAGATAGATATACAAACAATACTGTTGGTGCTGGTATGATAAGCTCATCAATAATAAATGATTCTATGGACGATGAAATAAATGCAAGAGAATATACAGAAGCTGAAAAAGAATTAAATGCTTACATAAGAAAAAATTTCCCAGAATGGGATTGTAAGGCTATTTCTTAA
- a CDS encoding glycosyltransferase family 2 protein, which yields MIEKGIIIEISVVIPTYNRYAFLKRAILSVLSQTYPPKEIIVVDDGSQDETSEIKKDFPQIKYIYQKNSGVSSARNLGIKQAKSDWIAFLDSDDEWRVDKLAKQVEFHKNNFDILMSYTDELWTRDEKEVKVPKKFQKYGGDIFEKSLGYCNIAPSSVLVHKKIFINIGSFDEGLEVCEDYDLWLRISLKNKIGLVDEKLIVKYAGHDDQLSFKHWGMDRFRVVALEKILKSKDLSLIALKKELVLKELIKKYTLLLKGAIKYDRISDIKKYEIKLKELENELN from the coding sequence ATAATTGAAAAGGGGATAATTATAGAAATTTCAGTCGTTATCCCCACTTACAACAGATATGCTTTTTTAAAAAGAGCAATATTATCGGTACTTTCTCAAACCTATCCTCCAAAAGAGATTATTGTAGTCGATGACGGCTCACAAGATGAAACTTCAGAAATTAAAAAAGACTTTCCTCAAATAAAATATATATATCAAAAAAACAGCGGAGTGTCTTCTGCAAGAAACTTAGGTATTAAACAAGCAAAAAGTGATTGGATAGCTTTTTTAGACTCAGATGATGAGTGGCGTGTAGATAAGCTGGCAAAGCAGGTGGAATTTCATAAAAATAATTTTGATATCTTAATGAGTTATACGGATGAACTTTGGACAAGAGATGAAAAAGAGGTGAAAGTACCGAAAAAATTTCAAAAATATGGTGGTGATATTTTTGAAAAATCACTCGGGTATTGTAATATAGCACCATCTTCAGTACTAGTACACAAGAAGATATTTATAAATATAGGGTCATTTGACGAAGGTTTAGAAGTTTGTGAGGATTATGATCTATGGCTTAGGATTTCCCTTAAAAATAAAATAGGTCTAGTTGATGAAAAACTGATAGTAAAATATGCTGGTCATGATGATCAGCTTAGTTTTAAACATTGGGGAATGGATAGGTTTAGGGTAGTTGCTCTTGAAAAAATATTAAAGTCAAAAGACCTTAGTTTAATCGCATTAAAAAAAGAATTGGTACTAAAAGAACTTATTAAAAAGTATACGTTGCTGTTAAAAGGTGCTATTAAATATGATAGAATATCCGATATAAAAAAATATGAAATAAAATTAAAAGAATTAGAAAATGAACTTAACTAA
- the cysD gene encoding sulfate adenylyltransferase subunit CysD, with protein sequence MIDKKKLTHLKQLEAESMHIMREVIAEFQNPAMLYSVGKDSSVMLHLLQKAFYPAPPPLPLVHVDTKWKFKEMIEFRDRRAKEVGMELIVYSNPKGEEMDISPFKHGSALHTDVMKTEGLKQMLDIQKFDAVFGGARRDEEKSRAKERIYSFRDENHRWDPKNQRPELWNIYNGRHTKGESIRVFPLSNWTELDIWQYIYLESIPIPDLYFSKKRPVVEYMGTKILVDDERMPKELADTAKMENVRFRTLGCYPLTGAVNSEASTLPEIIQEMLVCTTSERQGRLIDSDGDASMEKKKQEGYF encoded by the coding sequence TTGATAGATAAGAAAAAGCTAACACATTTAAAGCAACTTGAAGCAGAATCTATGCATATTATGCGCGAAGTGATAGCAGAGTTTCAAAATCCTGCTATGCTTTATAGTGTTGGTAAAGATTCTTCTGTAATGCTTCACTTACTCCAAAAAGCATTTTATCCAGCACCACCACCATTACCGCTTGTACATGTTGATACAAAATGGAAATTTAAAGAGATGATAGAGTTTCGCGATCGTAGAGCAAAAGAAGTTGGAATGGAGCTAATTGTTTATTCAAATCCTAAGGGTGAAGAGATGGATATATCTCCATTTAAACATGGTTCAGCTCTTCATACTGATGTTATGAAAACAGAAGGTCTTAAGCAAATGCTTGATATTCAAAAATTTGATGCTGTTTTTGGAGGAGCTAGACGTGATGAAGAGAAATCTCGTGCAAAAGAGCGTATATATTCTTTTCGTGATGAAAATCATAGATGGGATCCTAAAAACCAGAGACCGGAACTTTGGAATATATATAATGGCAGACACACTAAAGGTGAGTCAATTCGTGTATTTCCATTAAGTAACTGGACAGAACTTGATATTTGGCAATATATTTACTTAGAATCAATACCTATTCCAGATCTTTACTTTTCAAAAAAGCGTCCGGTTGTTGAATATATGGGTACGAAGATACTTGTAGATGATGAGCGTATGCCTAAAGAACTAGCTGATACTGCAAAAATGGAAAATGTAAGATTTAGAACACTTGGATGCTACCCATTAACTGGAGCTGTGAATTCTGAAGCTTCAACACTTCCTGAGATTATTCAAGAGATGCTAGTATGTACAACAAGTGAAAGACAAGGAAGGCTTATCGATAGTGATGGTGATGCATCAATGGAGAAGAAAAAACAAGAGGGGTACTTTTAA
- a CDS encoding glucose-6-phosphate isomerase, with protein MNYTNNYNPTISDEEVFESINQEREHIGYYNLVHQDTTLFKEYVKTVKQKDIVVIGIGGSTLGTYAIYKFLKYSKKLSKKLHFLESTDPIELLSKIDHIDLNDALFIVISKSGTTVETISIWKYINSLVKCDASNTVIVTEDDSKLHTYAIANNMKTFDIPKNVGGRFSVFSAVGLLPLAIVGLDIDELLKGAKEVNESFFSKSKFYERILKKARFFAEYKNSFNINVVFSYSSRLEGFNKWYIQLWGESLGKIDINSTKQGLTPVGIIGPIDQHSFLQLIMEGRRDKTVTVVKVEDFHNEAQIPGVRLKGLEELSYLENLNFSYLINEQADATIQALNDLNDIPCDVISLDGVDESCIASLMYEYELLTSVVAKFLYINAYDQPGVEAGKIILKTKLKKD; from the coding sequence ATGAATTACACAAATAACTACAATCCAACTATTTCAGACGAAGAGGTGTTTGAGAGTATTAATCAAGAACGTGAACATATAGGTTACTATAACCTTGTGCATCAAGATACAACTCTTTTTAAAGAGTATGTAAAAACTGTAAAACAAAAAGATATAGTTGTGATAGGTATAGGTGGAAGTACACTTGGAACTTATGCTATATATAAGTTCTTAAAGTACTCTAAAAAGTTGAGCAAAAAACTTCATTTTTTAGAGAGTACGGATCCTATTGAGTTGCTCTCAAAAATAGACCATATAGATTTGAATGATGCTTTATTTATAGTGATCTCAAAAAGTGGAACTACGGTTGAGACGATCTCTATATGGAAATATATAAACTCTCTTGTAAAATGCGATGCTTCAAATACTGTCATAGTTACTGAAGATGATTCAAAATTGCATACGTATGCTATAGCAAATAACATGAAAACTTTTGATATACCTAAAAATGTAGGTGGACGTTTCTCTGTTTTTTCCGCTGTTGGATTATTGCCGTTAGCTATTGTCGGTTTGGATATTGATGAGTTACTAAAGGGTGCAAAAGAGGTTAATGAGTCTTTTTTTAGTAAATCAAAATTTTATGAGAGAATTTTAAAAAAAGCAAGATTCTTCGCAGAGTATAAAAATAGTTTTAATATAAATGTAGTTTTTTCATACTCGTCACGCTTAGAGGGTTTTAACAAATGGTATATCCAACTTTGGGGAGAAAGTTTAGGTAAAATAGATATAAATTCAACCAAACAAGGTTTAACTCCTGTTGGAATTATAGGGCCAATTGATCAACACTCTTTTTTACAGCTTATTATGGAAGGTAGACGCGATAAAACAGTGACTGTTGTAAAAGTTGAAGACTTTCATAATGAAGCTCAGATCCCTGGTGTTAGACTAAAAGGTTTAGAAGAACTAAGTTACCTTGAAAATCTTAACTTTTCATATCTTATAAACGAACAAGCTGATGCTACTATACAAGCACTAAACGATCTAAATGACATACCGTGTGATGTAATAAGTTTAGATGGAGTAGATGAGAGTTGTATAGCATCACTTATGTATGAATATGAACTGTTAACTTCTGTTGTTGCAAAATTTTTGTATATAAATGCATATGATCAGCCTGGTGTCGAAGCTGGAAAGATTATACTTAAAACGAAACTAAAAAAAGATTAA
- a CDS encoding DegT/DnrJ/EryC1/StrS family aminotransferase has product MKIDFAKLQDQYQLYKKEIDEAIQSVLDKSNFIMGEEISQLEESLQHFTGAKYAITCSSGTDALLLAMMALDISSGDEVITTPFTFIATAETVAFLGAKPVFVDIDEKTYNIDATKIEAAITDKTKAIVPVSLYGQPADMEVIQSIADKYNLKVIIDGAQSFGSTFNGKTDSALGDISTTSFFPAKPLGCFGDGGAVFTDDEEIAIKMKQLRVHGQNKRYHHKYIGMGGRLDTIQAAILNVKLKYYEKDLKLRQEVAKKYTKSLSAKNLVLPFVDNKATSAWAQYSVRVKNRSSLQDKLKEVGIPTAVHYPIPLHLQECFKYLGYKKGDFPISEIVSTEIMSLPMNPYISDDEINYIEKELI; this is encoded by the coding sequence ATGAAGATAGATTTTGCAAAACTTCAAGATCAATATCAGTTATATAAAAAAGAGATTGACGAAGCTATACAATCTGTATTAGATAAATCAAATTTTATAATGGGCGAAGAGATTAGCCAGCTTGAAGAATCATTACAACATTTCACAGGAGCAAAGTATGCTATAACATGTAGTAGTGGTACAGACGCATTACTACTTGCTATGATGGCACTAGATATAAGTTCTGGTGATGAAGTTATAACTACTCCATTTACATTTATAGCTACTGCTGAAACAGTAGCTTTCTTAGGTGCAAAACCTGTATTTGTTGATATAGATGAAAAAACATATAATATTGATGCAACAAAAATAGAAGCTGCGATAACAGATAAAACTAAAGCAATTGTACCTGTATCACTTTATGGACAGCCAGCAGATATGGAAGTAATTCAATCTATAGCGGATAAATATAACTTAAAAGTTATTATAGATGGTGCCCAAAGTTTTGGAAGTACTTTTAATGGTAAAACAGATAGTGCATTAGGTGATATATCTACAACCTCTTTTTTCCCAGCTAAACCACTTGGATGCTTTGGTGATGGTGGAGCTGTGTTTACTGATGATGAAGAAATTGCTATCAAAATGAAACAATTAAGAGTTCATGGACAAAATAAAAGATATCATCATAAGTATATCGGTATGGGAGGAAGACTTGATACTATTCAAGCTGCAATTTTAAATGTAAAACTGAAGTACTATGAAAAAGATCTAAAGTTAAGACAAGAAGTTGCAAAAAAGTATACAAAATCTTTAAGTGCAAAAAATTTAGTTTTACCATTTGTAGATAATAAAGCTACTTCTGCATGGGCACAATACTCTGTAAGAGTAAAAAATAGATCGAGTTTACAAGATAAACTTAAAGAGGTTGGAATACCAACTGCCGTACATTATCCAATACCATTACATTTACAAGAGTGTTTTAAATATTTAGGTTATAAAAAAGGTGATTTTCCTATATCTGAGATAGTCTCTACAGAAATAATGAGCTTGCCTATGAATCCATATATTTCTGATGACGAAATTAATTATATTGAAAAGGAATTAATTTGA
- a CDS encoding acyltransferase, translating into MSEYFAHESSYIDDKVNVGEGTKIWHFSHVLSGTNIGKNCSFGQNCVVGPNVNIGNGVKVQNNISIYEGVEVEDDVFLGPSMVFTNVINPRSFIVRKEEFKKTLLKKGCSIGANATIVCGTKIGEYALIGSGAVINKDVKPYALMVGVPAKQIGWVGISGNTLEFVDDKAEDEYAFYKLENDNLKVTNK; encoded by the coding sequence ATGTCTGAATACTTCGCACATGAATCATCATATATAGATGATAAAGTGAATGTAGGAGAAGGTACTAAAATATGGCATTTTTCGCACGTATTGAGTGGAACCAATATAGGTAAGAATTGTTCCTTTGGGCAAAATTGTGTAGTTGGACCAAATGTAAATATTGGTAATGGTGTTAAAGTACAAAACAATATATCAATTTATGAAGGTGTAGAGGTAGAAGATGATGTGTTCTTAGGCCCTTCTATGGTTTTTACTAATGTTATTAATCCAAGATCTTTTATTGTTCGTAAAGAAGAATTTAAAAAAACATTACTCAAAAAAGGATGTTCAATTGGGGCAAATGCAACTATAGTGTGTGGTACTAAAATAGGTGAATATGCTTTAATTGGTAGTGGTGCAGTTATAAATAAAGATGTTAAACCTTATGCATTAATGGTAGGTGTACCTGCTAAACAAATAGGCTGGGTAGGTATCTCGGGTAATACTCTAGAATTTGTTGATGATAAAGCTGAAGATGAATATGCTTTTTATAAATTAGAGAATGATAATTTAAAGGTTACTAATAAATGA
- a CDS encoding nucleotide sugar dehydrogenase, producing MDKICVIGLGYVGLPLAHAFSEKYEVIGFDIAQWRIDELKGGYDRTLELSENQVKEALTNGMKFSLNIDDIKDCNIFIITVPTPIDENKRPLLTPLIKASETVGKVLKKDDIVIYESTVYPGATEEECVPVLENVSGLKFNEDFYCGYSPERINPGDKEHTVTKILKVTSGSTPEIGKKVDDLYKSIISAGTHLAPTMKVAEAAKVIENTQRDVNIAFVNELALIFNKLKIDTNDVLEAAGTKWNFLKFKPGLVGGHCIGVDPYYLAHKAQEVGYNPEVILAGRRLNDNMGIYVANQVIKLMIKNGYKVDGAKVLVMGITFKENCPDIRNSRVIDIIKELQEFGCDIDVYDPWADQKEVFEEYGIKLLENLERKTYATTVVAVSHDEFKTIDLDTIKNGSEAIIYDLKSVYDIEKVNGRL from the coding sequence ATGGACAAAATATGCGTGATAGGTTTGGGTTATGTGGGATTACCACTAGCACATGCATTTAGTGAAAAATATGAAGTAATTGGTTTCGATATAGCTCAGTGGAGGATAGATGAATTAAAAGGTGGATATGATAGAACTTTAGAACTTTCTGAAAATCAAGTAAAAGAAGCTCTGACAAACGGAATGAAATTTTCTTTAAATATTGATGATATTAAAGATTGTAATATTTTCATTATAACAGTTCCGACACCAATAGATGAAAATAAAAGACCACTTTTAACTCCATTAATTAAAGCAAGCGAAACAGTTGGAAAAGTACTTAAAAAAGATGATATTGTAATTTATGAATCAACTGTATACCCTGGTGCCACAGAAGAAGAATGTGTACCTGTATTAGAAAACGTATCAGGTCTTAAGTTTAATGAAGATTTTTATTGTGGATATTCACCGGAGAGAATTAATCCAGGTGATAAAGAGCACACAGTTACCAAAATACTTAAAGTAACTTCTGGTTCTACTCCCGAGATTGGTAAAAAAGTTGATGATTTATATAAGTCTATTATTTCTGCAGGGACACATTTAGCTCCAACAATGAAAGTTGCAGAAGCTGCTAAAGTTATTGAAAATACTCAAAGAGATGTAAATATAGCATTTGTCAATGAATTAGCATTAATTTTCAATAAACTTAAAATTGATACAAATGATGTCTTAGAAGCAGCTGGCACAAAATGGAATTTTTTAAAGTTTAAACCAGGTTTAGTTGGTGGTCACTGTATAGGTGTTGATCCATATTATTTAGCTCATAAAGCTCAGGAAGTTGGTTATAATCCAGAAGTAATATTAGCTGGTCGTAGACTTAATGATAATATGGGTATTTATGTGGCAAATCAAGTTATAAAACTTATGATAAAAAATGGATATAAAGTTGATGGTGCAAAAGTATTAGTAATGGGTATTACTTTCAAAGAAAATTGTCCTGATATTAGAAATAGTAGAGTAATAGATATAATAAAAGAGTTACAAGAATTTGGTTGTGACATTGATGTTTATGATCCTTGGGCTGATCAAAAAGAGGTTTTTGAAGAATATGGTATTAAACTTTTAGAAAACCTAGAGAGAAAAACATATGCTACTACAGTTGTAGCAGTTTCTCATGATGAATTTAAAACAATAGATTTAGATACTATTAAAAATGGAAGTGAAGCAATAATATATGATTTAAAATCTGTATATGATATAGAAAAAGTAAACGGGAGATTATAG
- a CDS encoding Gfo/Idh/MocA family protein, giving the protein MPNSKNFALIGASGYIAPRHMKAIKETGNNLVAALDPYDGIGIMDSHFPQASFFTEFERFDRFVDKWHRDGNKKIEYVGITTPNYLHDAHIRFALKSGADAICEKPLVLNPHNIDQLKIIENETGKKVYNILQLRLHPSIIALKEKVTKELEKNPNKIYDIDLTYLTSRGKWYFVSWKGNEAKSGGIASNIGVHFYDMLCWIFGDVEENIVHLKIPEANAGSFKLKNANVRWFLSVNYDYIPEEVKERGLTTYRSITVDGEEIEFSGGFTDLHTRSYEEILAGNGFGLDEAYGSIRTVSTIRNSDAIGMKGDYHPFVKKVIV; this is encoded by the coding sequence ATGCCAAACAGTAAGAATTTTGCACTAATAGGTGCTAGTGGATATATAGCACCAAGACATATGAAAGCTATAAAAGAGACTGGAAATAATTTAGTAGCTGCTCTTGATCCATATGATGGAATTGGAATTATGGACTCTCATTTCCCACAAGCTTCTTTTTTTACAGAATTTGAAAGGTTTGATAGGTTTGTAGATAAATGGCATAGAGATGGAAATAAAAAAATAGAATATGTTGGTATAACTACACCAAACTATTTACATGATGCACATATACGTTTTGCATTAAAAAGTGGAGCCGATGCTATTTGTGAAAAACCTTTAGTATTAAATCCCCATAATATAGATCAACTAAAGATCATAGAAAACGAAACGGGTAAAAAAGTATATAATATTTTACAGCTTCGTTTACATCCTTCTATCATAGCTTTAAAAGAAAAAGTAACTAAAGAATTAGAAAAGAATCCTAATAAAATTTACGATATAGATCTAACGTATCTTACTTCACGCGGAAAATGGTATTTTGTTTCATGGAAAGGAAATGAAGCAAAAAGTGGTGGCATCGCTTCAAATATTGGTGTTCACTTTTATGATATGTTATGTTGGATTTTTGGTGACGTAGAAGAAAATATTGTACATCTAAAAATACCAGAAGCAAATGCAGGAAGTTTCAAATTAAAAAATGCAAATGTTAGATGGTTTTTAAGTGTAAACTATGACTATATACCTGAAGAAGTAAAAGAAAGAGGTTTAACTACTTATCGCTCAATAACTGTAGATGGTGAAGAGATAGAATTTAGTGGTGGTTTTACGGATTTACATACAAGAAGTTACGAAGAAATTTTGGCAGGAAATGGTTTTGGATTGGATGAAGCGTACGGTTCTATAAGGACTGTATCAACGATAAGAAACTCTGATGCTATAGGTATGAAAGGTGATTACCATCCATTTGTAAAAAAGGTAATTGTTTAA